A genomic segment from Psychrobacillus sp. FSL K6-2836 encodes:
- a CDS encoding DUF2197 domain-containing protein, protein MLLRRITVIYYEILCYSCKRTFKEYEGSLKYKQFKERKSKIFCCDDCSHKIRIDAIKNFFR, encoded by the coding sequence ATGTTGTTAAGGAGGATAACAGTGATTTACTATGAGATACTTTGTTATAGTTGTAAAAGAACATTCAAAGAATACGAAGGTTCACTAAAATATAAACAATTTAAGGAAAGAAAGAGTAAGATTTTTTGCTGCGACGATTGTAGTCATAAGATAAGAATTGATGCAATTAAAAATTTCTTTAGATAG